From a region of the Marasmius oreades isolate 03SP1 chromosome 7, whole genome shotgun sequence genome:
- a CDS encoding uncharacterized protein (MEROPS:MER0034727) produces the protein MMLTNLLRLPIFLSTLFPFQRDSQKTPSSQENVVDLGYARYTSSNRIGEYSIAYLGLRYAEPPTGERRFQSPVPLDEEDGKKENKLVDVSSYPNFCIQGGRDGLWGGAGSEDCLKVNVYKPVNATRDSALPVLVFFHGGGYTFGNPRNFPFDHWINQSPNVIIISVYYRIGAFGFLTPPSSNLGANLTSSFDLNAGFLDQLEALRWIQRNIGSFGGDPTRVTINGHSAGGSSVLLHLVRESSWNERLFSAAIAQSVYRVPVPKVEQQESLFDFFAFQAGCGVVDLSKRIDCLKKTDVRVLARAQDLAERSTVFTSSYRFFRPVVDGKVIKEYPTRLLLNGDFMGVPLMVGATSNETSLPERDIEGGLRWLYPSLSDGDIAQFLKFYPPEHFDSFSQQFRVITGESVFICARSLMARAYNKVNTPVWAYRYDQPNPVLGSRVVAHSAESWMMFNGTKTGCTQQWYSNIYTS, from the exons ATGATGCTCACCAACCTGCTCAGACTCCCAATATTTCTGTCAACTCTGTTTCCTTTCCAACGAGATTCTCAAAAAACACCCTCGTCACAAGAAAACGTCGTCGATCTAGGATATGCAAGATATACGTCCTCTAATAGGATAGGAGAATATTCCATTGCATATCTAGGTCTGCGTTACGCCGAACCGCCTACTGGTGAAAGACGTTTCCAATCTCCAGTACCGCTAGACGAGGAAGatgggaagaaggagaacaaGCTGGTGGACGTGAGTTCGTATCCAAACTTCTGCATTCAGGGTGGTCGAG ATGGCCTATGGGGAGGTGCTGGAAGCGAGGATTGTTTGAAGGTGAATGTCTATAAACCGGTGAACGCAACCCGTGATTCAGCTT TACCAGTGCTCGTATTTTTCCATGGAGGGG GGTATACATTTGGCAATCCGCGCAATTTTCCTTTCGATCACTGGATAAACCAGAGCCCGAACGTCATCATCATATCAGTCTACTACCGCATTGGCGCATTTGGTTTCCTTACTCCACCCAGCTCGAATTTGGGTGCCAACTTAACCTCAAGCTTCGACCTGAACGCAGGTTTTCTCGATCAATTAGAGGCTCTTCGGTGGATTCAGCGTAACATCGGATCTTTCGGTGGTGACCCTACTAGAGTAACGATCAACGGCCATAGCGCTGGCGGAAGCTCAGTTCTTCTGCATCTAGTCCGTGAAAGTTCCTGGAATGAAAGACTGTTCTCAGCGGCAATCGCACAGAGTGTATATCGAGTACCGGTCCCAAAGGTCGAACAGCAAGAATCTCTGTTCGACTTCTTCGCCTTTCAGGCAGGGTGCGGAGTTGTAGATTTGTCGAAACGGATAGATTGCCTGAAAAAGACGGATGTTCGCGTTCTGGCAAGGGCGCAGGATTTAGCGGAGAGGTCCACTGTTTT TACCTCGTCATACCGATTCTTCCGACCTGTCGTAGATGGGAAGGTGATAAAAGAATACCCCACACGTTTACTTCTGAACGGCGATTTCATGGGGGTACCTTTGATGGTCGG AGCTACGTCGAACGAAACTTCCCTCCCAGAAAGAGACATTGAAGGAGGATTACGATGGCTTTATCCAAGCTTGTCTGATGGCGACATCGCCCAATTCCTTAAG TTCTATCCCCCGGAACACTTCGACTCGTTTTCTCAACAGTTCAGGGTAATAACAGGAGAATCCGTTTTCATCTGTGCA CGGTCACTGATGGCCCGAGCCTATAACAAAGTCAACACTCCTGTATGGGCATACCGCTACGACCAACCAAATCCCGTGCTCGGAAGTCGCGTCGTAGCTCACTCCGCTGAAAGCTGGATGATGTTCAACGGTACAAAGACAGGGTGCACG CAACAATGGTACAGCAACATTTACACCTCTTGA
- a CDS encoding uncharacterized protein (MEROPS:MER0034727), translated as MMLTNLLRLPIFLSTLFPFQRDSQKTPSSQENVVDLGYARYTSSNRIGEYSIAYLGLRYAEPPTGERRFQSPVPLDEEDGKKENKLVDVSSYPNFCIQGGRDGLWGGAGSEDCLKVNVYKPVNATRDSALPVLVFFHGGGYTFGNPRNFPFDHWINQSPNVIIISVYYRIGAFGFLTPPSSNLGANLTSSFDLNAGFLDQLEALRWIQRNIGSFGGDPTRVTINGHSAGGSSVLLHLVRESSWNERLFSAAIAQSVYRVPVPKVEQQESLFDFFAFQAGCGVVDLSKRIDCLKKTDVRVLARAQDLAERSTVFTSSYRFFRPVVDGKVIKEYPTRLLLNGDFMGVPLMVGATSNETSLPERDIEGGLRWLYPSLSDGDIAQFLKSSSIPRNTSTRFLNSSG; from the exons ATGATGCTCACCAACCTGCTCAGACTCCCAATATTTCTGTCAACTCTGTTTCCTTTCCAACGAGATTCTCAAAAAACACCCTCGTCACAAGAAAACGTCGTCGATCTAGGATATGCAAGATATACGTCCTCTAATAGGATAGGAGAATATTCCATTGCATATCTAGGTCTGCGTTACGCCGAACCGCCTACTGGTGAAAGACGTTTCCAATCTCCAGTACCGCTAGACGAGGAAGatgggaagaaggagaacaaGCTGGTGGACGTGAGTTCGTATCCAAACTTCTGCATTCAGGGTGGTCGAG ATGGCCTATGGGGAGGTGCTGGAAGCGAGGATTGTTTGAAGGTGAATGTCTATAAACCGGTGAACGCAACCCGTGATTCAGCTT TACCAGTGCTCGTATTTTTCCATGGAGGGG GGTATACATTTGGCAATCCGCGCAATTTTCCTTTCGATCACTGGATAAACCAGAGCCCGAACGTCATCATCATATCAGTCTACTACCGCATTGGCGCATTTGGTTTCCTTACTCCACCCAGCTCGAATTTGGGTGCCAACTTAACCTCAAGCTTCGACCTGAACGCAGGTTTTCTCGATCAATTAGAGGCTCTTCGGTGGATTCAGCGTAACATCGGATCTTTCGGTGGTGACCCTACTAGAGTAACGATCAACGGCCATAGCGCTGGCGGAAGCTCAGTTCTTCTGCATCTAGTCCGTGAAAGTTCCTGGAATGAAAGACTGTTCTCAGCGGCAATCGCACAGAGTGTATATCGAGTACCGGTCCCAAAGGTCGAACAGCAAGAATCTCTGTTCGACTTCTTCGCCTTTCAGGCAGGGTGCGGAGTTGTAGATTTGTCGAAACGGATAGATTGCCTGAAAAAGACGGATGTTCGCGTTCTGGCAAGGGCGCAGGATTTAGCGGAGAGGTCCACTGTTTT TACCTCGTCATACCGATTCTTCCGACCTGTCGTAGATGGGAAGGTGATAAAAGAATACCCCACACGTTTACTTCTGAACGGCGATTTCATGGGGGTACCTTTGATGGTCGG AGCTACGTCGAACGAAACTTCCCTCCCAGAAAGAGACATTGAAGGAGGATTACGATGGCTTTATCCAAGCTTGTCTGATGGCGACATCGCCCAATTCCTTAAG TCCAGTTCTATCCCCCGGAACACTTCGACTCGTTTTCTCAACAGTTCAGGGTAA
- a CDS encoding uncharacterized protein (MEROPS:MER0034727): protein MMLTNLLRLPIFLSTLFPFQRDSQKTPSSQENVVDLGYARYTSSNRIGEYSIAYLGLRYAEPPTGERRFQSPVPLDEEDGKKENKLVDVSSYPNFCIQGGRDGLWGGAGSEDCLKVNVYKPVNATRDSALPVLVFFHGGGYTFGNPRNFPFDHWINQSPNVIIISVYYRIGAFGFLTPPSSNLGANLTSSFDLNAGFLDQLEALRWIQRNIGSFGGDPTRVTINGHSAGGSSVLLHLVRESSWNERLFSAAIAQSVYRVPVPKVEQQESLFDFFAFQAGCGVVDLSKRIDCLKKTDVRVLARAQDLAERSTVFTSSYRFFRPVVDGKVIKEYPTRLLLNGDFMGVPLMVGATSNETSLPERDIEGGLRWLYPSLSDGDIAQFLKFYPPEHFDSFSQQFRVITGESVFICARSLMARAYNKVNTPVWAYRYDQPNPVLGSRVVAHSAESWMMFNGTKTGNNGTATFTPLDKTELAFSKELIAYWISFVRGYNPNTYRLAGSPEWPRYSSNDKSKQIVLHQGTVKKSGSYAEFEDEEERKRCDFVAGKVDREQN from the exons ATGATGCTCACCAACCTGCTCAGACTCCCAATATTTCTGTCAACTCTGTTTCCTTTCCAACGAGATTCTCAAAAAACACCCTCGTCACAAGAAAACGTCGTCGATCTAGGATATGCAAGATATACGTCCTCTAATAGGATAGGAGAATATTCCATTGCATATCTAGGTCTGCGTTACGCCGAACCGCCTACTGGTGAAAGACGTTTCCAATCTCCAGTACCGCTAGACGAGGAAGatgggaagaaggagaacaaGCTGGTGGACGTGAGTTCGTATCCAAACTTCTGCATTCAGGGTGGTCGAG ATGGCCTATGGGGAGGTGCTGGAAGCGAGGATTGTTTGAAGGTGAATGTCTATAAACCGGTGAACGCAACCCGTGATTCAGCTT TACCAGTGCTCGTATTTTTCCATGGAGGGG GGTATACATTTGGCAATCCGCGCAATTTTCCTTTCGATCACTGGATAAACCAGAGCCCGAACGTCATCATCATATCAGTCTACTACCGCATTGGCGCATTTGGTTTCCTTACTCCACCCAGCTCGAATTTGGGTGCCAACTTAACCTCAAGCTTCGACCTGAACGCAGGTTTTCTCGATCAATTAGAGGCTCTTCGGTGGATTCAGCGTAACATCGGATCTTTCGGTGGTGACCCTACTAGAGTAACGATCAACGGCCATAGCGCTGGCGGAAGCTCAGTTCTTCTGCATCTAGTCCGTGAAAGTTCCTGGAATGAAAGACTGTTCTCAGCGGCAATCGCACAGAGTGTATATCGAGTACCGGTCCCAAAGGTCGAACAGCAAGAATCTCTGTTCGACTTCTTCGCCTTTCAGGCAGGGTGCGGAGTTGTAGATTTGTCGAAACGGATAGATTGCCTGAAAAAGACGGATGTTCGCGTTCTGGCAAGGGCGCAGGATTTAGCGGAGAGGTCCACTGTTTT TACCTCGTCATACCGATTCTTCCGACCTGTCGTAGATGGGAAGGTGATAAAAGAATACCCCACACGTTTACTTCTGAACGGCGATTTCATGGGGGTACCTTTGATGGTCGG AGCTACGTCGAACGAAACTTCCCTCCCAGAAAGAGACATTGAAGGAGGATTACGATGGCTTTATCCAAGCTTGTCTGATGGCGACATCGCCCAATTCCTTAAG TTCTATCCCCCGGAACACTTCGACTCGTTTTCTCAACAGTTCAGGGTAATAACAGGAGAATCCGTTTTCATCTGTGCA CGGTCACTGATGGCCCGAGCCTATAACAAAGTCAACACTCCTGTATGGGCATACCGCTACGACCAACCAAATCCCGTGCTCGGAAGTCGCGTCGTAGCTCACTCCGCTGAAAGCTGGATGATGTTCAACGGTACAAAGACAGG CAACAATGGTACAGCAACATTTACACCTCTTGACAAAACCGAGCTGGCCTTCTCGAAAGAACTCATCGCTTATTGGATATCGTTTGTTCGCGGCTACAATCCAAACACATACAGGCTCGCTGGCTCGCCGGAATGGCCAAGGTACAGCTCGAATGACAAGTCAAAGCAGATTGTGTTGCATCAAGGAACTGTCAAGAAGAGTGGGAGTTATGCGGAGtttgaggacgaggaagagagaaagaggtGTGACTTCGTTGCCGGGAAAGTGGATAGGGAACAGAACTAA
- a CDS encoding uncharacterized protein (CAZy:CBM13) — protein sequence MSFKNISLSIVLLAASLKLANAQTPSYRGDLMIQPRRNNGKCLTANSNSDGAPVTIQSCTGADAQRWVFNDGSVKVFGNKCLDVVDGANADGTKLQIWTCSDNHNANQQWYYSGDRHLAWTDHGRCVDLTDGSVADGNRPQLWSCDGGNTNQFWNVGYSANNLPQTSQDGQSGYNNCGTGNSQDSLCQTAWLNSASDFCVWAPPSVASIGDSERVVVAYCTASGRGTRLIPDGTLKGVHFVKTPEYIQVTGVGDFTKINVPNGDEGGELDPHGADGNGNPVGGLVFGNTFGQAQQYHEWTSFISYNEFCFRACVGADSATRCQHIYDLMGCSWNIPGNYNAGTFENCDGDMTEPMGVYGTSTWYQGVEPTPTGHPAAPSSNCQALPTVAVGSPARKRRDSGFEKVKRA from the exons ATGTCCTTCAAAAATATTTCGCTGAGCATTGTATTGCTCGCTGCGAGCCTGAAACTCGCCAATGCTCAAACTCCCTC CTATCGCGGTGACCTGATGATTCAGCCTCGACGCAACAACG GCAAGTGTTTGACCGCCAACTCCAACTCCGACGGTGCCCCAGTTACCATCCAATCCTGCACCGGTGCCGATGCACAGCGATGGGTCTTCAATGATGGAAGTGTCAAAGTCTTCGGCAACAAATGTTTGGATGTGGTTGATGGTGCCAATGCAGACGGTACCAAGTTGCAGATTTGGACGTGCTCAGACAACCATAACGCCAACCAACAATGGTACTATTCT GGCGATCGCCACCTTGCTTGGACTGATCATGGAAGATGTGTGGATTTGACCGACGGAAGTGTCGCCGACGGAAACAGG CCTCAACTCTGGTCTTGCGATGGCGGTAACACCAACCAGTTCTGGAACGTCGGTTACTCAGCAAACAACCTTCCCCAGACTAGTCAGGACGGTCAAAGTGGTTACAACAACTGTGGCACTGGAAACAGTCAGGATTCACTCTGCCAAACCGCCTGGCTCAA CTCTGCCAGTGATTTCTGTGTCTGGGCTCCT CCTAGCGTGGCCAGTATTGGTGACTCTGAGCGTGTCGTTGTGGCATATTGCACTGCCTCAGGCCGCGGAACTCGCCTTATTCCCGACGGAACTCTCAAGGGTGTTCACTTCGTGAAGACACCGGAATATATCCAG GTCACTGGTGTTGGTGACTTTACTAAAATTAACGTCCCCAATGGTGATGAAGGAGGAGAGCTCGATCCTCACGGTGCGGATGGCAATGGTAACCCAG TCGGTGGACTCGTCTTTGGTAACACCTTTGGCCAAGCTCAGCAATACCACGAATGGacctccttcatctcctACAACGAGTTCTGTTTCCGTGCATGTGTTGGTGCTGACTCTGCTACGCGTTGTCAACACATCTACGACCTCATGGGCTGCAGTTGG AACATCCCTGGTAACTACAATGCTGGCACCTTTGAGAACTGTGACGGTGACATGAC TGAGCCCATGGGTGTTTATGGTACTTCAACTTGGTACCAGGGTGTTGAGCCTACCCCTACCGGTCATCCCGCTGCTCCCTCTTCTAACTGCCAAGCTCTCCCCACTGTTGCCGTTGGCAGCCCTGCTAGGAAACGGAGGGATTCCGGCTTTGAAAAAGTCAAGAGGGCTTAG
- a CDS encoding uncharacterized protein (MEROPS:MER0033240), whose translation MIFVNFCALLELLLVVFSTAFAANPLDVHLTTGTFRGVTRNDTEQWLGIPYAVPPVGARRFKAPVPLEALDSASESTIVKDASEFGNACPQIPSESLGAQVAEDCLYLNVWRPLNTSNNAKLPVLVWFHGGAYTNGAGSQPSLVPTRIILRSAAVKKAILFVSVNYRLNTFGFLASSVIPKEDLNAGLLDQMEALRFLQRNIAAFGGDPSKVTIWGQSAGAGSVESMFLFSKPGERLFRAGIADSSTGPFKSSPPPATYDKPGKPFTRLLAATGCDAGADAVQCLRDVPFEKLLNVSNEMISNTLNNQLWQPTISPGTLFSAQASEKIKRGEFLHLPYLAGTNVNEGAGFSVSLRNKGLAGQAQDAAFDDFISRLLIDNSTVTKDVLQETHRLWAENDRTLGAPFNTGDSLFDRAESWYTDEMYLASRRLFFEHAAPRQDVFAYYFREFIPGNDPTLGVAHASELQLFYGPVPEVEVDFANTMTDFYLNFIHDLNPGPQWPKYNLGTRPVLQLLRGNITVIPDDWDTDKTSFLNSERVLKEYQK comes from the exons ATGATCTTTGTGAATTTCTGTGCTTTGCTCGAATTGCTACTAGTAGTTTTCTCCACAGCTTTCGCTGCCAATCCGTTGGATGTTCATCTCACGACTGGAACCTTTCGAGGGGTTACACGGAACGACACGGAACAATGGCTCGGCATTCCATATGCAGTCCCACCTGTTGGAGCACGTCGTTTCAAGGCTCCTGTACCGCTCGAAGCATTAGACTCTGCAAGTGAATCTACAATAGTGAAGGATGCTTCGGAGTTCGGGAATGCTTGTCCTCAGATTCCGTCCGAATCCTTGGGGGCACAGGTTGCCGAAGATTGCTTGTATCTAAAT GTGTGGCGGCCTCTAAACACTTCAAATAATGCAAAGCTTCCCGTTCTTGTTTGGTTCCAT GGTGGAGCGTACACCAATGG CGCTGGATCTCAACCTAGCCTTGTACCAACCC GTATCATCCTTCGAAGTGCAGCGGTGAAGAAGGCTATTCTTTTCGTCTCGGT GAATTACCGCCTCAATACGTTCGGTTTC CTTGCAAGCTCTGTGATCCCGAAAGAAGACCTCAATGCCGGATTGCTCGATCAGATGGAAGCTCTCAGGTTCCTCCAACGGAATATTGCTGCATTCGGTGGAGATCCCTCTAAAGTCACTATATGGGGACAA TCGGCAGGTGCGGGATCCGTGGAATCGATGTTCCTGTTCTCAAAACCGGGAGAGCGTTTATTCCGAGCTGGTATAGCAGACTCGTCGACTGGGCCATT TAAAAGTTCCCCTCCTCCCGCAACTTATGATAAACCAGGAAAGCCATTCACTCGCCTTCTCGCAGCTACCGGCTGTGATGCAGGCGCTGATGCTGTACAATGCCTCCGAGATGTTCCTTTCGAG AAACTTCTGAATGTCAGCAACGAAATGATAAGTAACACGCTTAATAATCAATTGTGGCAACCCACGATTTCTCCTGGAACACTCTTTTCTGCTCAAGCTTCCGAAAAGATCAAAAGAGGAGAATTTTTACATCTTCCCTATCTTGCCGGCACAAAC GTAAATGAGGGGGCCGGATTTAGCGTCAGTCTACGTAACAAAGGTCTCGCCGGTCAAGCACAGGACGCTGCCTTTGACGATTTTATTAGTCGCCTCTTGATCGACAACAGTACCGTGACTAAGGATGTTCTGCAAGAAACTCACCGACTATGGGCGGAGAATGACAGAACTCTCGGCGCTCCGTTCAACACCGGTGATTCCTTATTCGACCGTGCTGAATCATGGTACACGGACGAGATGTATCTTGCTTCTCGAAGGCTATTCTTTGAGCATGCCGCTCCTAGGCAAGATGTTTTCGCATATTACTTCCGAGAGTTCATTCCTGGGAATGATCCGACCTTGGGTG TCGCGCATGCTTCTGAGCTCCAACTGTTTTATGGTCCGGTCCCGGAGGTCGAAGTCGATTTTGCGAATACAATGACCGACTTCTACCTTAATTTTATCCACGATTTGAATCCTGGGC CCCAATGGCCCAAATACAATCTGGGAACTCGACCAGTTTTACAACTCCTTCGTGGAAATATAACTGTCATACCTGACG ATTGGGATACGGATAAGACGAGTTTCCTAAACTCCGAGCGCGTACTGAAAGAGTATCAGAAATAA
- a CDS encoding uncharacterized protein (BUSCO:EOG09264PDD): MLRTRLRLPRPPPSSIQRYSHYKPLPTPPNLSIIETPEDSQKARSWISQFKQSPIPRKSVELSFSASSGPGGQHVNRTNSKATLRCSLDSGWIPPWAKQTLSKSPQYVASTASLLITSSFSRSQLQNVNDCLSKLHDLILSAASSTLKNETPVEQKKHVAKLEDIAKQRRRKEKSHRSDLKRSRGKASGGAWD, translated from the exons ATGCTCAGAACTCGGCTGCGCCTTCCCCgaccaccaccttcctcaaTACAACGGTACAGTCACTATAAACCTCTCCCCACACCTCCCAACCTCTCAATTATCGAAACCCCAGAAGATTCTCAAAAAGCACGCTCATGGATCTCCCAATTCAAACAATCACCCATACCACGGAAGTCGGTCGAATTGTCTTTTTCTGCTAGTTCAGGGCCTGGTGGACAGCACGTAAACAGAACAAATTCTAAAGCAACTCTTCGCTGTTCGCTCGATTCGGGATGGATTCCTCCGTGGGCTAAACAAACACTGAGCAAGTCT CCCCAATACGTAGCATCAACAGCATCATTGCTCATCACCTCTTCATTCTCCCGTTCACAGCTCCAGAACGTCAACGATTGTTTATCCAAA CTTCATGATCTCATCCTCTCAGCCGCATCATCCACTTTGAAAAATGAAACACCAGTAGAGCAAAAGAAACACGTGGCTAAACTGGAGGACATCGCGAAACAacggaggaggaaggaaaagtcACATCGGAGCGATCTTAAGCGGAGTAGAGGAAAGGCTTCTGGTGGGGCTTGGGATTGA
- a CDS encoding uncharacterized protein (BUSCO:EOG092650I8) yields the protein MPLPHDLCARLQNAFRARHQKICVEHNTQNLGILSILLRSGFISNLTRGTIEQPSPDLFHSARESQRRIWADLKYRDDRPVLNQMELVSRPSKRIFMDLSEIRLLCSGRRTQTIQPLGMGEIAVVKTKSKEHQWLEAREALQLKLDGEVVCRAR from the coding sequence ATGCCTCTTCCTCATGATCTCTGTGCTCGACTTCAAAACGCCTTCCGAGCACGCCACCAAAAAATATGTGTCGAGCACAACACTCAGAATCTCGGGATCCTCTCCATCCTACTCCGCTCAGGATTCATTTCTAACCTCACACGCGGAACGATAGAACAACCCTCACCTGACCTCTTCCACTCTGCACGAGAATCTCAGAGGCGTATCTGGGCCGACCTCAAATATCGAGATGATAGACCCGTGTTAAATCAAATGGAATTGGTTAGCAGACCGAGCAAACGCATATTCATGGATTTATCGGAAATAAGGTTGCTGTGTTCTGGAAGACGGACACAGACGATTCAGCCATTGGGTATGGGGGAAATTGCTGTGGTGAAAACAAAGAGCAAGGAGCATCAGTGGTTGGAAGCGAGAGAGGCTCTACAGTTGAAATTGGATGGGGAAGTTGTGTGTCGAGCGCGTTAA